A region of Polyangiaceae bacterium DNA encodes the following proteins:
- a CDS encoding MotA/TolQ/ExbB proton channel family protein yields the protein MNLVSWLQRLMTNFGAGWVMWLLVVLSVLSVAVMLERAWFYWSLRDDLAKLAHDLRERLRANDLDGAKKRMESSPSAEAAVVSAGLLEADRGATAAEQAMQGAQALQRIKLERRLAFLGTLGNNAPFIGLFGTVIGVVQAFEALSRQNVTAQTTGAMAPQEVMYAIAEALVATAVGLAVAIPAVVMFNVFQRHSKAILANTDALTRVLLSHLSAVEAGFAPAIATRRSDPPARGKDKSQSRDSDEE from the coding sequence ATGAATCTCGTCTCGTGGCTACAACGGCTGATGACCAACTTCGGTGCGGGGTGGGTCATGTGGCTCCTCGTCGTGCTGAGCGTGCTCTCGGTCGCCGTCATGCTGGAGCGCGCCTGGTTCTATTGGTCGCTCCGCGACGATCTCGCGAAGCTGGCCCACGACCTCCGGGAGCGCCTGCGCGCGAACGATCTGGACGGCGCCAAGAAGCGCATGGAGTCGTCGCCCAGCGCCGAAGCGGCGGTGGTGTCCGCCGGCCTGCTCGAGGCAGACCGCGGCGCGACCGCGGCAGAGCAGGCGATGCAAGGAGCGCAGGCGCTTCAGCGCATCAAGCTCGAGCGGCGCCTCGCGTTCTTGGGCACGCTCGGCAACAACGCGCCCTTCATCGGGCTGTTCGGCACGGTCATCGGCGTGGTGCAGGCCTTCGAAGCGCTGAGCCGCCAGAACGTGACGGCCCAGACCACCGGCGCGATGGCGCCGCAGGAGGTCATGTACGCCATCGCCGAGGCGCTGGTCGCCACGGCCGTCGGCCTCGCCGTCGCGATCCCCGCCGTGGTGATGTTCAACGTCTTCCAGCGCCACTCCAAGGCCATCCTGGCCAACACCGACGCGCTGACCCGGGTCTTGCTCTCGCACCTCTCGGCGGTCGAGGCCGGGTTCGCCCCGGCGATCGCCACACGGCGCTCCGATCCCCCTGCCAGGGGCAAGGACAAGAGCCAGAGCCGCGACAGCGACGAGGAGTGA